The DNA sequence CCAGGGCCGTGACGAGATCCTGGGGACCGCGTACTCGGACCACGATCTCGTCGTCTTCCTGGAGGCCGCCGGGATCCTCGACCCGGAGGCGGTGCTGGACGACCCCCGGTGGGTGGAGTGGCGCGGCGGCCGCGCCCACCACTGGAGCGCGGCCTGATCCGCTCGTCGCACCCGCACCGGGGGTCCGCGCTCCGCGGAGACCTTGTGGGAGGGAGCCGATCTTGAGAGGGTGCTGAGTCATCGAGGCCGCAGGGCGGGGCCGTCGGGGACACGGCAGGGGGAGTTCCATGATCATCGGTCGGCGCCGGTACGCGCTCCGGGGCGCGCTCGTGGCCACCGCCGTCACGGCCGTCATGGCCGCGACGGCCGGCGGCGCCTTCGCCGCGGCCCGTCCCGCGCCGGGCCCCCGCGTCGACACGCCCAGCTTCTCGATGAAGGGCGTCGACCGGGAGACCGCCGAGCCGTACCTGTACTTCACGGACCGCGAGGGCGGCTTCGAGCCCCGCGAGCACGTGGCCGTCGGCTACGGCACCTTCGCCGACTCGATCGACGTGGACGACGACGGCGACGGCTGGAGCGACGGCACCTGGAACCTGTACGAGGACGGGACCCTCGACCACTCCTGGATCGACGACCGGCTCGCCTACCACAGCGAGCAGGTCGGCACCGGCTGGGACGTCTACACCTCCGTGCTGTCCCCCGGGAACCTCGGGGGCGCCCCGGAGGCCGACCTCGTCGCCCGCGACAAGAAGGGCGTCCTGTGGCTGCACCTGGCCCGCCCGGACGGCTCCCTCACCGCACGCACCCGCGTCGGCGGCGGCTGGGGCGCCTACACCCAGCTCGCCGGCCAGGGGGACCTGACCGGCGACGGCAGGCCCGACATCGTCGCCCGGGACACCGCGGGCGTCCTGTGGCTCCACCCCGGCACCGGCGACCGCAAGGCCCCCTTCGCACCCCGCACGCGCATCGGCGGCGGCTGGAACGCCTACGACCGGCTGCTGTCCGTCGGCGACCTCGACGCGGACGGCAGGGCCGACCTGATCGCCCGCGAGCCGGACGGCGACCTCTACCGGTACTCGGGCACGGGCACCGCGCCCGGGGTCTGGGAGAAGCCGGTCAGGATCGGCACCGGCTTCCAGATCTACGACCTGCTGTAGCGCCGCCCGGCACCGTCCCGCGGAACGACATGACTACTTCGCCCGAATCCGGACACCGCATACGAGAGGCGGGAAGCAGCCTCGTCCGGAAGAAGGCAGGTGAGGACATGTCCCAGCAGCCGAAGTCGTCCGGTTCCTCACACGGTGAGGGGCCGAGCAGGCACGGGGGCGCCCAGCACGGCTGGTCGCCGGACGTGGACGAGACGCGCCGGCAGGACAACCCGAGCGCCCACCGCTCCTTCCACCCCGAGCGGCACGCCCCGGGGAAGGGACCCGGCCGGAAGGTCTCCGAGGAGGAGACCGAGGACGTCCCGGGTGACACCGTGCCGAGCACCGGCGCCCGCGGCGAACGGCGCGGGCCGCGGTCCGGCGAGGAAGGCATGCACTCTGCCGGACGCAGGGGCCGCTCGCAGCGGCCCAGCGGGACGAAGGACGCCTCGGCGACCACCGGGGTCGACCCCCAGGACCCGCCCGGCACCCGCAGCGGCGGCTGAGCGCCCGCGCGCACCGGCCGGACGGGCCGCATACCAGCGGCCGGGCCGGGAACCCGGGGGAGCGCGAGCAGTCACCGCAGGCGACACCGTGATCGGATCGGAGGCGGCCATGCCGGCAGGATCGAACGCCAAGAGGGAACGGCAGTACGAGCACATCAAGGACAGCGCGGAGCGGCGGGGCGAGTCCACCGGCCGCGCCGAGGAGATCGCCGCACGCACGGTCAACAAGGAGCGTGCCCGCGCCGGCGAGTCGAAGACGGCGAGCAGGACCTCGACGCAGGACAGGAAGTCGGCTTCCCAGCGCGGCGGCGAACGCTCCCACCAGGGCGCCCAGGGCCCCACCAGGGACCAGCTCTACGAAGAGGCGAAGAA is a window from the Streptomyces zhihengii genome containing:
- a CDS encoding FG-GAP-like repeat-containing protein: MIIGRRRYALRGALVATAVTAVMAATAGGAFAAARPAPGPRVDTPSFSMKGVDRETAEPYLYFTDREGGFEPREHVAVGYGTFADSIDVDDDGDGWSDGTWNLYEDGTLDHSWIDDRLAYHSEQVGTGWDVYTSVLSPGNLGGAPEADLVARDKKGVLWLHLARPDGSLTARTRVGGGWGAYTQLAGQGDLTGDGRPDIVARDTAGVLWLHPGTGDRKAPFAPRTRIGGGWNAYDRLLSVGDLDADGRADLIAREPDGDLYRYSGTGTAPGVWEKPVRIGTGFQIYDLL
- a CDS encoding plasmid stabilization protein, whose amino-acid sequence is MPAGSNAKRERQYEHIKDSAERRGESTGRAEEIAARTVNKERARAGESKTASRTSTQDRKSASQRGGERSHQGAQGPTRDQLYEEAKKKNIEGRSSMNKQELREALGR